One Drosophila santomea strain STO CAGO 1482 chromosome X, Prin_Dsan_1.1, whole genome shotgun sequence DNA segment encodes these proteins:
- the LOC120455950 gene encoding uncharacterized protein LOC120455950, with product MASSSRDPVRLWPNNGAGDSAVDDFLAELGRWSTGMPSRSSSTSSVSSSNESTEEERVTSYRRSLRRVKPIVINPPPSMGELFSQNVRGGTPSTITSRCKIVLLYLGLVLAPVILELGPRIEFPEQWNQAGRFQFLKERRLALTFTLNTTRGLIRSFLSAAVPLYSMLCMAHPNRFLLCAPQGRGRHIEVPANVSLFFLGLLPYVLRLHAGFYVFVRDTWMAYNDHVLVIAETFNSWRILIYLNQVMQLVYSIELVLLMAQGVMSFLHARRLYKLVAGTGNYYVAQLEQDKSKFWYIPSDSTMHVYRAFQDRVFELM from the exons ATGGCTAGCAGTTCGAGGGATCCAGTTCGTCTGTGGCCCAACAATGGAGCGGGCGATAGCGCCGTGGACGACTTTTTGGCCGAGCTGGGAAGGTGGTCGACCGGGATGCCATCGCGCTCTAGCTCCACATCATCAGTTAGCAGCTCCAATGAATCCACTGAGGAGGAGAGGGTTACTTCCTATCGCCGGAGTTTGCGCCGCGTGAAGCCGATAGTGATCAATCCGCCGCCATCCATGGGCGAGCTTTTCTCCCAGAATGTGCGGGGGGGCACCCCGAGCACCATCACCTCGCGCTGCAAAATCGTGTTACTCTATCTGGGCCTCGTCCTGGCGCCGGTCATCTTGGAGCTGGGTCCGCGCATCGAGTTTCCCGAACAATGGAACCAGGCCGGCAGATTCCAGTTCCTTAAGGAGCGCCGTCTGGCCTTGACATTTACGTTGAACACTACGCGTGGACTGATACGCTCCTTTCTGTCGGCCGCCGTGCCGCTGTACAGCATGCTCTGCATGGCACATCCGAATCGATTCCTTCTCTGTGCCCCGCAAGGCAGAGGCCGCCACATTGAGGTGCCCGCCAACGTGAGCCTGTTCTTCCTGGGCCTCTTGCCCTATGTGCTCCGTCTGCATGCCGGATTCTATGTGTTCGTCAGGGACACTTGGATGGCCTACAATGATCATGTGCTAGTCATTGCCGAGACCTTTAACTCCTGGCGCATACTCATCTATCTGAATCAGGTCATGCAACTCGTCTACTCCATCGAACTGGTCCTGCTCATGGCTCAGGGTGTGATGTCCTTTCTGCATGCCCGTCGCCTCTACAAGCTGGTCGCCGGTACGGGCAACTATTACGTCGCGCAGCTGGAACAG GACAAGTCGAAGTTCTGGTACATCCCCAGCGACAGCACCATGCACGTTTACCGCGCCTTTCAGGACCGTGTCTTCGAACTGATGTAG